A window from Candidatus Methylomirabilota bacterium encodes these proteins:
- a CDS encoding LLM class flavin-dependent oxidoreductase: MDYGLFTMPSHPPERKLFDGHQWDLQNLRWADELGFSEAWIGEHHTAPWEPHPSPDLLVAQALMQTKRMRIGPGGFLMPFHHPAELANRVAMLDHLAQGRLNFGVAASGLPSDWSLFNVDGMAGQNREMTRESLDIILRLWSEEPEFDYKGKFWHVTKTGTMFGTLRPHIFPFQKPHPPIGVAGLNKGSDTLKLAGERGFWPMSLNLNPAYVGSHWEAVEQGAAKSGRTPKRSDWRMVREVFVADTDAEALRHSAGGMMGRMMTEYFLPLLGAFGFTEYLKHDPSVPDGDVTPEYCAKHNWLVGSPDTVSQKLNDIYDEVGGFGTLLVFCFDYSENPKAWHHSMELLAKEVMPRFKGMVPK, encoded by the coding sequence ATGGACTACGGGCTGTTCACGATGCCGTCGCACCCGCCCGAGCGGAAGCTCTTCGACGGGCACCAGTGGGATCTCCAGAATCTCCGCTGGGCGGACGAGCTGGGCTTCAGCGAGGCGTGGATCGGCGAGCACCACACCGCGCCGTGGGAGCCGCATCCCTCGCCGGATCTCCTGGTGGCGCAGGCCCTGATGCAGACCAAGCGGATGCGAATCGGTCCCGGCGGATTCCTGATGCCGTTCCATCACCCGGCCGAGCTGGCCAACCGGGTGGCGATGCTCGATCACCTCGCGCAGGGCCGGCTCAACTTCGGGGTGGCCGCGAGCGGGCTGCCGAGCGACTGGTCGCTCTTCAACGTCGACGGCATGGCCGGGCAGAACCGGGAGATGACGCGGGAGTCGCTCGACATCATCCTGCGTCTCTGGAGCGAGGAGCCCGAGTTCGACTACAAGGGCAAGTTCTGGCACGTGACCAAGACCGGGACGATGTTCGGCACGCTGCGGCCGCACATCTTCCCGTTCCAGAAGCCGCACCCGCCCATCGGAGTGGCCGGGCTCAACAAGGGCTCGGACACGCTGAAGCTGGCGGGCGAGCGCGGGTTCTGGCCGATGAGCCTGAATCTCAACCCGGCCTACGTGGGCAGCCACTGGGAGGCGGTGGAGCAGGGGGCCGCAAAGTCCGGGCGCACGCCGAAGCGGTCGGACTGGCGCATGGTGCGCGAGGTGTTCGTGGCCGACACCGACGCGGAGGCGCTGCGGCACTCCGCGGGTGGCATGATGGGCCGCATGATGACCGAGTACTTCCTGCCGCTGCTGGGCGCCTTCGGATTCACCGAGTATCTCAAGCACGACCCCTCGGTGCCGGACGGCGACGTGACGCCCGAGTACTGCGCCAAGCACAACTGGCTGGTCGGCTCGCCGGACACGGTGTCGCAGAAGCTCAACGACATCTACGACGAGGTCGGCGGCTTCGGCACGCTGCTCGTGTTCTGCTTCGACTACAGCGAGAACCCGAAGGCGTGGCACCACTCGATGGAATTGCTCGCCAAGGAGGTCATGCCCCGCTTCAAGGGCATGGTGCCCAAGTAG
- a CDS encoding LysR family transcriptional regulator: MELRHLRSFVAVADTGAFSRAAAQVRITQPALWRQVRDLEKELGVPLVERVGRRARVTSAGEGLLLRSRALLADVDRLVDHAHAVRGGNIGSLSVAGSPQMIQSVLAPFLTRYLKSREQVDVRLLEEGGVRALARVESGEAHLAVAIRHGNDHLEGRLLFPFRVLAALPRGHRLGRRATIDVTDLQGERVLLLRQGFGTREMFDAACRIAHVHVRLLLEAGDPQSLIALAEAGRGIAIVPSTVAFTGRRVRGAALLHARASLGQWGWIVWNPHRFLPPFARSFIEGLVMYTRRTYPGRALERVAPPVPRPREGRAPGWTTSP, from the coding sequence ATGGAGCTCCGTCACCTCCGCTCCTTCGTTGCCGTCGCCGACACCGGCGCCTTCTCCCGAGCCGCCGCGCAGGTGCGGATCACGCAACCGGCGCTGTGGCGCCAGGTTCGCGACCTCGAGAAGGAGCTGGGCGTGCCCCTCGTGGAGCGTGTGGGCCGCCGGGCTCGGGTGACCAGCGCGGGTGAGGGCCTGCTCCTCCGCAGCCGTGCCCTGCTCGCCGATGTCGACCGGCTCGTCGACCACGCCCACGCCGTGCGAGGCGGCAACATCGGGAGCCTGAGCGTCGCCGGCTCGCCCCAGATGATCCAGAGCGTGCTGGCTCCGTTCCTGACCAGATATCTGAAGTCGCGAGAACAGGTGGACGTCCGTCTCCTCGAGGAGGGGGGTGTGCGCGCGCTCGCCCGCGTCGAGAGTGGCGAGGCACACCTGGCCGTGGCGATTCGTCACGGCAACGATCACCTCGAGGGTCGCCTGCTGTTTCCGTTTCGAGTCCTGGCCGCGCTGCCCCGGGGGCATCGTCTCGGGCGGCGCGCGACGATCGACGTGACGGATCTCCAGGGCGAGCGGGTCCTGTTGCTCCGACAGGGGTTCGGCACTCGGGAGATGTTCGACGCGGCCTGTCGCATCGCTCACGTCCACGTGCGTCTCCTCCTCGAGGCGGGTGATCCTCAATCGTTGATCGCGCTGGCCGAGGCCGGTCGCGGGATCGCCATCGTCCCCTCCACGGTTGCGTTCACGGGTCGACGGGTCCGCGGGGCGGCTCTCCTGCACGCCCGCGCGTCGCTGGGCCAGTGGGGCTGGATCGTCTGGAACCCACATCGGTTTCTCCCCCCTTTCGCGCGCAGCTTCATCGAGGGATTGGTGATGTACACGCGCCGAACCTACCCGGGGCGGGCGTTGGAACGCGTCGCGCCACCGGTGCCGCGACCGAGGGAGGGCCGGGCTCCCGGATGGACAACTTCTCCGTAG
- a CDS encoding M81 family metallopeptidase, producing the protein MARPRLVLAMMMHETNTFSPVPTPLSSFRPLSGEAAIAEFRDTNTQLGGFLHVAEQAGAEIVLPVAGGAHPSGYVEKGAYEDMVEAIVGAVRGGCDAVFLALHGAMVAEHVDDGEGELLRRLRAVAPRVPIAVGLDFHSHMTAAMVDNATVIAGYCTYPHVDMGETGQRAGRTMLRALRGEIEPVLVWGSRPMMTSTLVHTPSRQPMKDIMDMAMAAEAGGTVLNASVFGGFPHADIPHTSLSAVIVCDRRADAGAALRDRLLAMAWERRDDFLYHGAPLAEQVAHARSLGDGPIVLVDHGDNTASGGTQDVMSVIDEVMRQGLTDVAAGPICDPAGVRRLVEAGTAASVTLPLGGRIDMPQINLPGKPLAVTGKVTRITDGEFTVTGPMATGTRVRMGRTAVLDTGAMQIVVSEGRSEPFDLGVFTHCGIDPRRKKYVLIKSRQHFRAGFEPIARHIVLCDGDGVTSSDLRLFTYRNRRRPLFPFERDR; encoded by the coding sequence ATGGCCCGCCCGAGGCTCGTTCTCGCGATGATGATGCACGAGACCAATACGTTCTCCCCGGTGCCCACCCCGCTGTCCTCGTTCCGGCCGCTCAGCGGCGAGGCAGCGATCGCCGAGTTCCGCGACACCAACACCCAGCTGGGCGGCTTCCTGCACGTGGCCGAGCAGGCCGGCGCCGAGATCGTGCTGCCGGTGGCGGGCGGGGCGCACCCGTCGGGCTACGTGGAGAAGGGCGCCTACGAGGACATGGTCGAGGCCATCGTGGGCGCGGTACGGGGCGGCTGCGACGCGGTGTTCCTGGCCCTGCACGGGGCGATGGTGGCCGAGCACGTCGACGACGGCGAGGGCGAATTGCTGCGGCGCCTCCGGGCGGTGGCCCCGCGGGTGCCCATCGCGGTGGGGCTCGACTTCCACTCGCACATGACCGCGGCGATGGTCGACAATGCCACCGTCATCGCCGGCTACTGCACCTACCCCCACGTGGACATGGGGGAGACCGGCCAGCGGGCGGGGCGCACCATGCTGCGCGCGCTGCGCGGCGAGATCGAGCCGGTGCTGGTGTGGGGCTCGCGGCCGATGATGACCAGCACCCTGGTCCACACCCCATCGCGTCAGCCCATGAAGGACATCATGGACATGGCGATGGCGGCGGAAGCGGGCGGGACGGTGCTCAACGCCTCGGTGTTCGGCGGTTTCCCGCACGCCGACATCCCGCACACCTCGCTCTCCGCGGTGATCGTGTGCGATCGCCGCGCCGACGCGGGCGCGGCCCTGCGCGACCGCCTGCTCGCGATGGCGTGGGAGCGGCGGGATGACTTCCTCTACCATGGCGCCCCGCTGGCCGAGCAGGTCGCGCACGCCCGCTCGCTGGGCGACGGGCCGATCGTGCTGGTGGATCACGGCGACAACACCGCCTCCGGCGGCACCCAGGACGTCATGAGCGTCATCGACGAGGTCATGCGCCAGGGGCTCACCGACGTGGCCGCGGGGCCCATCTGCGATCCGGCCGGCGTGCGGCGCCTGGTCGAGGCGGGCACCGCGGCGAGCGTGACCCTGCCGCTCGGCGGCCGCATCGACATGCCACAGATCAACTTGCCGGGCAAGCCGCTGGCGGTGACCGGCAAGGTCACGCGCATCACCGACGGGGAGTTCACCGTCACCGGGCCGATGGCCACCGGCACCCGCGTGCGCATGGGCCGGACCGCGGTGCTCGACACCGGCGCCATGCAGATCGTCGTCTCGGAGGGGCGCAGCGAGCCCTTCGATCTCGGCGTATTCACCCATTGCGGGATCGACCCGCGCCGCAAGAAGTACGTCCTGATCAAGTCGCGCCAGCATTTCCGTGCCGGGTTCGAGCCCATCGCCCGGCACATCGTCCTGTGCGACGGTGACGGCGTGACCAGCTCCGACCTCCGGCTCTTCACCTATCGGAACCGGCGGCGGCCGCTCTTTCCCTTCGAGCGAGATCGGTAA
- a CDS encoding zinc-binding dehydrogenase has product MRAAVMRNRQLVVADLPRPEPGPGEVLVKTLACGICGSDLHALRHADRFVEASRRAGSAFTMDLARDVVMGHEFCAEIVDHGPATARTLRAGTRVCSRPSLIRADGPRTVGYSNDTPGGYAEYMRLTEALLLPVPDGLPTELAALTEPMAVGLHAVAKARLEADDAPLVIGCGPVGLAVIAALRLQGARPIVAADFSPRRRELAVAMGADVVVDPAATAPWQSWRETAVWRDPSHAPALPPWIVGPAVRPAVVFECVGVPGVLDQIMAPAPRGTRIVVVGVCMEPDTIYPMLGISKELSLQFVLGYTPGEFAATLGHIAARRIETTPLITGRVGVEGVAGAFEALASPERHAKILVEPWRA; this is encoded by the coding sequence ATGCGCGCCGCCGTGATGCGGAACCGTCAGCTCGTGGTCGCCGATCTCCCGCGCCCCGAGCCCGGCCCCGGCGAGGTGCTGGTCAAGACGCTGGCCTGCGGCATCTGCGGCTCGGATCTCCACGCCCTCCGTCACGCCGATCGCTTCGTCGAGGCCTCCCGTCGCGCGGGCAGCGCGTTCACCATGGATCTCGCCCGCGACGTGGTGATGGGCCACGAGTTCTGCGCCGAGATCGTGGATCACGGTCCCGCGACCGCCCGCACGCTCCGCGCCGGCACGCGGGTGTGCTCGCGGCCGAGCCTGATCCGCGCGGACGGCCCGCGCACCGTGGGCTATTCCAACGACACGCCCGGCGGCTATGCCGAGTACATGCGGCTCACCGAGGCGCTGCTGCTGCCCGTCCCGGACGGGCTGCCCACCGAGCTGGCCGCGCTCACCGAGCCGATGGCGGTGGGCCTGCACGCGGTCGCGAAGGCGCGCCTCGAGGCCGACGACGCCCCGCTCGTGATCGGGTGCGGCCCGGTCGGGCTGGCGGTGATCGCGGCGCTCCGGCTGCAGGGGGCGCGGCCGATCGTGGCCGCCGACTTCTCGCCGCGCCGTCGCGAGCTGGCCGTCGCGATGGGGGCCGACGTCGTGGTGGATCCGGCGGCCACCGCGCCGTGGCAGAGCTGGCGCGAAACCGCGGTGTGGCGCGACCCGAGCCACGCTCCCGCGCTTCCCCCGTGGATCGTCGGCCCCGCGGTGCGCCCGGCGGTGGTGTTCGAGTGCGTGGGCGTGCCCGGCGTGCTCGACCAGATCATGGCCCCGGCGCCGCGCGGCACGCGGATCGTGGTCGTCGGCGTGTGCATGGAGCCGGACACCATCTATCCGATGCTCGGCATCAGCAAGGAGCTGAGCCTCCAGTTCGTGCTCGGCTACACCCCGGGCGAGTTCGCGGCCACGCTGGGCCACATCGCGGCGCGGCGCATCGAGACCACGCCGCTGATCACCGGCCGCGTGGGCGTCGAGGGCGTCGCGGGCGCCTTCGAGGCGCTCGCCTCGCCCGAGCGTCACGCCAAGATCCTCGTCGAGCCCTGGCGGGCCTGA
- a CDS encoding putative quinol monooxygenase, with the protein MANVLTVVAKIRAAKGKGDALAALLAEQAGVVRRAEPGCLVYRPHRSTKDPDLFIFYEQYKDDAAFDAHRKAPHLASYRERREKEGLTEGAAEVEIYRSLTE; encoded by the coding sequence ATGGCCAACGTCCTCACCGTCGTCGCGAAGATCCGGGCCGCGAAGGGCAAGGGCGACGCCCTCGCCGCGCTGCTCGCCGAGCAGGCCGGCGTGGTGCGCCGGGCCGAGCCCGGCTGCCTCGTGTACCGCCCGCATCGCTCGACGAAGGATCCCGACCTGTTCATCTTCTACGAGCAATACAAGGACGACGCCGCGTTCGACGCACATCGCAAGGCGCCCCACCTGGCGTCCTACCGCGAGCGGCGCGAGAAGGAGGGGCTGACGGAGGGCGCGGCGGAAGTGGAGATCTACCGCTCGCTGACGGAGTAG
- a CDS encoding MFS transporter, whose protein sequence is MAVTARSTTFAALRERNYRFYWIGLVFYVLGHRAEYLTFAWMVWEVTHDALYLGYLGLAQGVPLVVFQLWGGVLADRANRLRLLLGTQILTTAVLLAAFALSVSGAVRVAPLLTLAAMSNTFRAFDEPTRMSLVPQMVGRERLANAIALGSIPWQAGRMIGPSITGVLIAAFGGTVGFGLAAASSAMALVMYRQLRVNADAPAPSAQRLLHQLYEGLHFVAHDFVFAALICLALFNAVFGLSYVTLLPIFSDVYFQTGSAGYGLLNAAHGLGALAGTLLVASLATRLRRRGLVILIGAAGMGLGLMAFSRVPTLGPALPILAAVGFSNTFYLTQVSTQLQQTVPDHLRGRVMSLYALCWNLLPIGGLLGGLMAAAVDARFAVSVGGAMVAGNALLLLASRRLRLL, encoded by the coding sequence ATCGCCGTCACCGCGCGCTCCACCACCTTCGCGGCGCTCCGGGAGCGGAACTACCGCTTCTACTGGATCGGGCTCGTCTTCTACGTGCTCGGCCACCGCGCCGAGTACCTGACCTTCGCGTGGATGGTGTGGGAGGTGACCCACGACGCGCTCTATCTCGGCTATCTCGGCCTCGCCCAGGGCGTGCCGCTCGTGGTGTTCCAGCTCTGGGGCGGCGTGCTCGCCGACCGCGCCAACCGCCTGCGCCTCCTGCTCGGGACCCAGATCCTGACCACCGCGGTCCTGCTCGCCGCGTTCGCGCTCTCGGTGTCGGGCGCGGTGCGGGTGGCGCCGCTGCTGACGCTCGCCGCGATGAGCAACACGTTCCGCGCCTTCGACGAGCCGACCCGCATGTCGCTCGTGCCCCAGATGGTGGGGCGCGAGCGGCTGGCCAACGCCATCGCGCTGGGATCGATCCCGTGGCAGGCCGGGCGCATGATCGGCCCCTCCATCACCGGCGTCCTGATCGCGGCGTTCGGCGGCACCGTCGGCTTCGGCCTGGCCGCCGCGTCGTCGGCGATGGCGCTGGTGATGTACCGGCAGCTCCGGGTGAACGCCGACGCCCCCGCGCCCAGCGCGCAGCGCCTCCTGCACCAGCTCTACGAGGGGCTCCACTTCGTGGCGCACGACTTCGTGTTCGCCGCGCTGATCTGCCTGGCCCTGTTCAATGCCGTCTTCGGCCTCTCCTACGTCACGCTGCTGCCGATCTTCTCCGACGTGTACTTCCAGACCGGCTCCGCCGGCTACGGACTGCTCAACGCGGCCCACGGCCTGGGCGCGCTGGCCGGCACCCTGCTGGTGGCGAGCCTGGCCACGCGGCTGCGCCGGCGGGGGCTCGTCATCCTGATCGGCGCGGCGGGCATGGGCCTCGGCCTGATGGCCTTCTCGCGCGTGCCCACACTCGGGCCCGCGCTGCCGATCCTGGCCGCAGTCGGCTTCAGCAACACGTTCTATCTGACCCAGGTCAGCACGCAGCTGCAGCAGACGGTGCCGGATCACCTCCGCGGCCGGGTCATGAGCCTCTACGCGCTCTGCTGGAACCTGCTGCCCATCGGCGGCCTGCTGGGCGGCCTGATGGCCGCCGCGGTGGACGCGCGCTTCGCGGTGTCCGTGGGCGGCGCGATGGTCGCGGGCAACGCGCTGCTCCTGCTCGCCTCGCGCCGGCTGCGGCTGCTATGA
- a CDS encoding RES domain-containing protein, translating to MTAVGGAGSGSEAGDSLAEITPGRRVFRVGRKPNPWAWPPWEIAGEDGTFGNRWDDARSTYRVLYGSSQLEACFVETLARFRPDPHVLAELARIKGPEAVQVPGRLPRSWLNGRVVGEASVSGVFCDVGAAASLAYLHRALAATLVRYRVRELDGAAIRQTAPRRFTQEISSHVYALSDARGRPRFAGIAYRSRFGDHYQNWAIFERPGRRPVIRAPRTRRIAPLQREFQAALRLLDLELGA from the coding sequence ATGACAGCCGTCGGCGGAGCCGGTTCAGGATCCGAGGCAGGTGACTCTCTCGCGGAGATCACCCCGGGGAGACGCGTCTTCCGCGTCGGCCGCAAGCCCAACCCGTGGGCGTGGCCGCCGTGGGAGATCGCGGGGGAGGACGGCACCTTCGGCAATCGCTGGGACGACGCCCGCAGCACGTACCGCGTGCTCTACGGGTCGTCGCAGCTCGAGGCGTGCTTCGTCGAGACGCTCGCGCGATTCCGTCCCGATCCGCACGTGCTGGCCGAGCTGGCCCGCATCAAGGGGCCAGAGGCGGTGCAGGTGCCGGGACGGCTGCCTCGCTCCTGGCTCAACGGTCGGGTGGTCGGGGAGGCGTCGGTGTCGGGCGTCTTCTGCGACGTGGGCGCGGCCGCGTCGCTGGCGTACCTGCACCGCGCGCTCGCGGCCACCCTGGTGCGGTACCGCGTGAGAGAGCTGGACGGGGCCGCGATCCGGCAGACCGCACCCCGCCGCTTCACGCAGGAGATCTCGAGCCACGTCTACGCGCTGAGCGATGCGCGCGGGCGGCCGCGCTTCGCGGGCATCGCCTACCGCTCGCGCTTCGGCGATCACTACCAGAACTGGGCGATCTTCGAGCGACCGGGCCGCCGGCCGGTCATCCGCGCGCCGCGGACGCGCCGGATCGCCCCGCTGCAGCGCGAGTTCCAGGCCGCGCTGCGCCTGCTGGACCTCGAGCTCGGGGCTTGA
- the alr gene encoding alanine racemase, giving the protein MDQGSLRPTIVEVSLTRLADNFRAIQAAVGHAAVMPILKANAYGHGLVPVARHLASLGAPCFGVAFLEEAIALREAGVVQPILVMGGIFGDQIPLFLRHDLTLTASSIDKLKQVEEEAGRLGVTARVHLKIDTGMERIGVHYYSARGLLERASECRHAVVEGIYSHFANADAADLTSARVQLARFLEVLEWYDKQGVKPPVRHIANSGAVLQLPESHLDLVRPGILLYGVYPSDEARKTIAVEPALSMRSRVVYFKVVSPGHPVSYGSTWQSDHPVRVVTVPVGYGDGYFRALSNVAHVLIRGRKYPVVGRVCMDQIMVNLEWESAFNGDVVTLLGRDGDEIITCG; this is encoded by the coding sequence GTGGACCAGGGCTCACTGCGGCCGACGATCGTCGAGGTCAGCCTGACCCGGCTCGCGGACAACTTCCGCGCGATCCAGGCGGCGGTCGGACATGCCGCGGTGATGCCCATCTTGAAGGCCAACGCTTACGGCCACGGCCTGGTGCCGGTGGCCCGGCATCTCGCCTCGCTCGGCGCGCCGTGCTTCGGAGTGGCCTTCCTGGAGGAGGCGATCGCGCTGCGCGAGGCGGGGGTCGTCCAGCCGATCCTCGTGATGGGCGGCATCTTCGGCGACCAGATCCCGCTGTTCCTGCGCCACGACCTCACCCTCACCGCCTCGTCCATCGACAAGCTCAAGCAGGTCGAGGAGGAGGCGGGCCGTCTCGGCGTCACCGCCCGCGTGCACCTCAAGATCGACACCGGCATGGAGCGCATCGGCGTCCACTACTACAGCGCCCGCGGGCTGCTCGAGCGCGCGTCGGAGTGCCGGCACGCGGTCGTCGAGGGCATCTACTCCCACTTCGCCAACGCGGACGCCGCCGATCTGACCTCGGCCCGCGTGCAGCTCGCGCGCTTCCTCGAGGTGCTCGAGTGGTACGACAAGCAGGGCGTCAAGCCGCCGGTGCGCCATATCGCCAACTCGGGGGCGGTGCTGCAGCTGCCCGAGAGCCATCTCGATCTGGTGCGGCCGGGCATCCTGCTCTACGGCGTCTATCCGTCGGACGAGGCGCGGAAGACGATCGCGGTCGAGCCGGCGCTGTCCATGCGCTCGCGCGTGGTGTACTTCAAGGTGGTGAGCCCCGGCCACCCGGTGAGCTACGGGTCCACGTGGCAGTCCGACCATCCGGTGCGCGTGGTCACGGTGCCGGTGGGCTACGGCGACGGCTACTTCCGCGCGCTCTCCAACGTGGCCCACGTGCTCATCCGCGGGCGGAAGTACCCGGTGGTGGGCCGGGTCTGCATGGACCAGATCATGGTCAATCTCGAATGGGAGAGCGCCTTCAACGGGGACGTGGTCACGCTGCTGGGGCGCGACGGCGACGAGATCATCACCTGCGGG
- a CDS encoding TRAP transporter substrate-binding protein, with protein MTRRSRHGHAWLAGAMIAALALLGAGAVSAQTVTWSMADEYPATSIQGEADARFAREVSRRTGGRIEIAHQYDASSGFRSREMVDAVGRGAVPLGNMYMGALGSVDPVFLLPSLPFLATTPEQGQALAAVARPHYERVLATHNQVLLFQSPWPPAGIWANKPVDSAEALRGLRIRTADANGVLAFRAAGAVPVAISFTDALPQLKSGQLDAVLSSGDGGAGARLMETLHHFTAIEYAVTMSMVTINGDVWRGLDADTQRAVRAAAAETEAGQWEAMKTRVAENYARMRAAGVGLTTELSVDYQQSLRKAGRAAVDDWLRQLGPAGSQILDAYRARLAGR; from the coding sequence ATGACGCGTCGGTCTCGTCACGGTCACGCATGGCTCGCGGGCGCGATGATCGCGGCGCTCGCGCTGCTCGGGGCCGGCGCGGTCTCCGCGCAGACGGTGACCTGGAGCATGGCCGACGAGTATCCGGCCACCTCCATCCAGGGCGAAGCCGACGCCCGCTTCGCTCGCGAGGTGAGCCGTCGCACCGGCGGCCGGATCGAGATCGCGCACCAGTACGATGCCTCCAGCGGATTCCGCTCGCGCGAGATGGTAGACGCGGTGGGACGCGGCGCGGTGCCGCTCGGCAACATGTACATGGGCGCGCTCGGCTCGGTCGACCCGGTGTTCCTGCTGCCCTCGCTGCCGTTCCTGGCCACCACGCCCGAGCAGGGGCAGGCGCTGGCCGCCGTCGCGCGCCCGCACTACGAGCGCGTGCTCGCGACGCACAACCAGGTCCTGCTCTTCCAGTCGCCGTGGCCGCCCGCCGGTATCTGGGCCAACAAGCCGGTCGACTCCGCGGAGGCGCTACGCGGCCTCCGCATCCGCACCGCCGACGCCAACGGGGTGCTCGCCTTCCGCGCCGCCGGGGCGGTGCCGGTGGCGATCTCGTTCACCGACGCGCTGCCCCAGCTCAAGTCGGGCCAGCTGGACGCGGTGCTCTCCTCGGGCGACGGCGGCGCGGGGGCACGGCTCATGGAGACGCTGCACCACTTCACCGCCATCGAGTACGCGGTGACCATGAGCATGGTCACGATCAACGGCGACGTCTGGCGCGGCCTCGACGCGGACACGCAGCGGGCGGTGCGCGCGGCCGCGGCGGAGACCGAGGCCGGGCAGTGGGAGGCCATGAAGACGCGCGTCGCCGAGAACTACGCGCGGATGCGCGCGGCCGGCGTCGGGCTCACGACCGAGCTGTCGGTCGACTACCAGCAGAGCCTGCGCAAGGCCGGGCGCGCCGCGGTAGACGACTGGCTCCGCCAGCTGGGCCCGGCCGGCTCGCAGATCCTCGACGCCTATCGCGCGCGGCTGGCCGGGCGCTGA